A genomic region of Pseudomonas frederiksbergensis contains the following coding sequences:
- a CDS encoding carbon starvation CstA family protein, with amino-acid sequence MKNNNSLLRHLPWLLLAIVGACALGVVALRRGEAINALWIVVAAVAIYLVAYRYYSLFIANNVMQLDSLRATPAVLNNDGLDYVPTNKHILFGHHFAAIAGAGPLVGPVLAAQMGYLPGTLWLIAGVVLAGAVQDFMVLFMSTRRNGRSLGDMVREEMGSIPGTIALFGCFLIMIIILAVLALIVVKALAESPWGIFTVMATIPIAMFMGVYMRYIRPGRIGEISIVGVLLLLGSIWLGGQIAADPVWAKVFSFTGIQITWMLIGYGFVAAVLPVWLILAPRDYLSTFLKIGTIIALAIGILITMPELKMPALTQFTDGTGPVWKGGLFPFLFITIACGAVSGFHALIASGTTPKLLASEGHARYIGYGGMLMESFVAIMAMVAASVIEPGVYFAMNSPAAIVGGDVMQVAQTVSSWGFAITPEALQAVAKDIGETTVLARAGGAPTLAVGIAQILHNILPGENTMAFWYHFAILFEALFILTAVDAGTRAGRFMLQDLLGSFVPALKRTESWTANLIATAGCVAMWGYLLYQGVIDPLGGINTLWPLFGISNQMLAGIALMLGTVVLIKMKRQRYIWVTLLPAVWLLICTTTAGFIKLFDANPAIGFLSLAKKYSDALASGQILAPAKDITQMQHVIYNAYTNATLTALFLFVVFSILFYAIKVGVSAWGSKERTDKESPFQAIPDA; translated from the coding sequence ATGAAAAATAATAATAGCCTGCTACGCCACTTACCCTGGCTGCTGCTGGCAATCGTAGGCGCGTGCGCCCTGGGTGTAGTGGCCTTGCGCCGCGGCGAGGCGATCAACGCCTTGTGGATTGTGGTCGCGGCAGTGGCCATTTATCTGGTTGCGTACCGTTACTACAGTCTGTTCATCGCTAACAATGTGATGCAGCTCGATTCACTGCGAGCCACCCCCGCAGTGCTCAACAATGATGGTCTGGACTATGTGCCGACCAACAAGCACATTCTTTTCGGTCACCACTTCGCCGCCATTGCGGGTGCGGGGCCACTGGTCGGCCCCGTACTGGCGGCGCAAATGGGCTACTTGCCCGGCACGCTCTGGCTGATCGCCGGCGTGGTGCTGGCCGGTGCCGTTCAGGACTTCATGGTCCTGTTCATGTCCACCCGCCGCAACGGCCGCTCCTTGGGCGACATGGTCCGTGAAGAAATGGGCAGCATCCCGGGGACCATCGCGCTGTTCGGCTGCTTCCTGATCATGATCATCATCCTCGCGGTGCTGGCGCTGATCGTGGTCAAGGCCCTGGCCGAAAGCCCGTGGGGCATTTTCACGGTGATGGCGACCATCCCGATCGCAATGTTCATGGGCGTGTACATGCGCTACATCCGCCCGGGCCGCATCGGTGAAATCTCCATCGTCGGCGTGCTGCTGTTGCTCGGTTCGATCTGGCTGGGTGGGCAGATTGCCGCTGATCCGGTCTGGGCCAAGGTCTTCTCCTTCACCGGGATCCAGATCACCTGGATGCTGATCGGCTACGGTTTCGTCGCAGCAGTCTTGCCGGTCTGGCTGATTCTGGCACCACGTGACTACCTGTCGACCTTCCTCAAGATCGGTACCATCATTGCTTTGGCTATCGGGATCCTGATCACCATGCCCGAGCTGAAAATGCCGGCACTGACCCAGTTTACCGACGGCACCGGGCCGGTGTGGAAGGGCGGGTTGTTTCCGTTCCTGTTCATCACCATTGCCTGCGGCGCGGTATCGGGTTTCCACGCGCTGATCGCTTCCGGGACTACGCCCAAGCTGCTGGCCAGTGAAGGCCATGCCCGTTACATCGGTTACGGCGGCATGCTGATGGAATCCTTCGTGGCCATCATGGCGATGGTGGCGGCTTCGGTGATCGAGCCGGGCGTGTACTTTGCGATGAACAGCCCGGCGGCGATCGTCGGCGGTGACGTGATGCAAGTCGCGCAGACCGTCAGCAGTTGGGGGTTTGCGATTACCCCGGAAGCCCTGCAAGCGGTGGCCAAGGACATCGGTGAAACCACCGTCCTGGCGCGTGCTGGCGGTGCGCCGACCCTGGCGGTCGGTATTGCGCAGATCTTGCACAATATTCTGCCGGGTGAAAACACCATGGCGTTCTGGTACCACTTCGCGATCCTGTTCGAAGCGCTGTTCATCCTGACTGCGGTCGACGCCGGTACGCGTGCCGGGCGTTTCATGCTGCAGGATTTGCTCGGCTCCTTCGTTCCGGCGCTCAAACGCACGGAATCCTGGACCGCCAACCTGATCGCGACCGCCGGTTGCGTGGCGATGTGGGGTTACCTGCTGTATCAAGGCGTGATCGACCCGCTGGGTGGTATCAACACCCTGTGGCCGCTGTTCGGTATCTCCAACCAGATGCTGGCCGGTATCGCGCTGATGCTCGGCACTGTCGTGCTGATCAAAATGAAACGCCAACGTTACATCTGGGTGACCTTGCTGCCAGCAGTCTGGCTGCTGATTTGCACCACCACCGCAGGCTTCATCAAACTGTTCGATGCCAACCCGGCAATCGGCTTCCTGTCGCTGGCCAAGAAATACAGCGATGCGCTGGCCAGCGGTCAGATCCTCGCGCCGGCCAAGGACATCACGCAGATGCAGCATGTGATCTACAACGCCTACACCAACGCAACGCTGACGGCGCTGTTCCTGTTCGTGGTCTTCAGCATCCTGTTCTATGCGATCAAGGTTGGTGTTTCGGCCTGGGGCAGCAAAGAGCGCACGGATAAAGAATCGCCATTCCAGGCTATTCCAGACGCGTAA
- the yjiA gene encoding GTPase: MLTPIPVTVLSGFLGAGKTTLLRHLLKAEHGLKIAVIENEFSDAGIDTQLLGVDPVQVMTLSNGCVCCTIHTDLTKALYLLLERLDSGEIAFDRLVIECTGLADPAPVAQTFFIDEELRERYILDGIITLVDAAHAEQHLTQTIAQAQIGFADRLLVSKRDLVDEATFTALSERLTRINRRAPIRVVEHGKIDLAELLDVRGFNLNADLGGGISLRPVSKAPSIDRISSLVLRTDQPLDIDKLSEFMNELLEDHGKQLLRYKGVLNIVGEPRRMVFQGVLKLYGFDWDTEWAEGDARESVIVFIADDLPEEKIREGFARVAAE; this comes from the coding sequence TTGTTAACCCCTATCCCCGTCACCGTTCTCAGCGGCTTCCTCGGCGCCGGCAAAACCACGCTGCTGCGTCACCTGCTCAAAGCCGAGCACGGCCTGAAAATCGCCGTGATCGAAAACGAATTCAGCGACGCCGGCATCGACACCCAGCTATTGGGCGTTGATCCGGTGCAAGTCATGACGCTGTCCAACGGCTGCGTCTGCTGCACTATTCACACCGACCTGACCAAGGCCCTGTACCTGTTGCTGGAACGTCTGGACAGCGGCGAAATCGCCTTCGACCGTCTGGTGATTGAATGCACCGGCCTGGCCGATCCGGCACCCGTGGCGCAGACCTTCTTCATTGATGAAGAGCTGCGCGAACGCTATATCCTCGACGGCATCATCACCCTGGTCGATGCGGCTCACGCCGAGCAGCACCTGACCCAGACCATTGCCCAGGCGCAGATCGGGTTTGCCGACCGCTTACTGGTGAGCAAACGCGATCTGGTCGACGAGGCGACGTTCACTGCGTTGAGCGAACGTCTGACCCGTATCAATCGTCGTGCGCCGATCCGCGTGGTTGAGCACGGCAAGATCGATCTGGCCGAGTTGCTTGACGTGCGTGGTTTCAACCTCAATGCCGACCTCGGCGGTGGCATAAGCCTGCGTCCGGTGAGCAAGGCGCCGTCTATCGACCGCATCTCCAGCTTGGTGCTGCGTACTGACCAACCGCTGGATATCGACAAGCTCAGCGAGTTCATGAACGAACTGCTGGAAGACCACGGCAAGCAACTGCTGCGCTACAAGGGCGTTCTGAACATCGTCGGTGAGCCACGACGCATGGTGTTTCAGGGGGTGCTGAAGTTGTACGGCTTCGATTGGGACACCGAATGGGCCGAGGGTGATGCGCGGGAAAGTGTGATCGTGTTTATCGCCGATGATCTGCCGGAAGAGAAAATCCGCGAGGGGTTTGCGCGGGTGGCGGCGGAGTAG
- a CDS encoding YbdD/YjiX family protein → MFNDLSRLGKYLGQAARLMVGMPDYDTYVEHMHTKHPDKPVMSYEAFFRERQEARYGGKGGPKCC, encoded by the coding sequence ATGTTCAATGACCTGAGTCGCCTCGGTAAATACCTCGGTCAGGCCGCGCGCCTGATGGTCGGCATGCCCGACTACGACACCTACGTCGAGCATATGCATACCAAACACCCGGACAAACCGGTGATGAGCTACGAGGCGTTCTTCCGGGAACGCCAGGAGGCTCGTTATGGTGGCAAGGGTGGGCCGAAGTGCTGTTGA